TAAACCAATTCTTAATTCAGCTTCTTAACAGAAACTTCCATTTAAACATACCCAGCCACATCTTGAGAACTGTGGCCACATGGAAAGGGAAGCAGAAGTTTCCTTCTGAAATGACGGTGCAGGAAGATAGTTCAGCAGTTAAAGTCTGCCATGTTTCAAGAAGAAAGCTTTTTGCCCACTATATTAAATGGAGGCCTCCATTTACTTAGTTGTGAGTTTCTGAGGAAATTTCAGCCATGTATTATTGGGAGTTGATGCAAGACTATGCATATCACAGATAGGTCCAACTAGCTAATAAGAACTTGGCTTTGGGTAATGTCCTTAttatggttttttaaaatgtaaattctgTAGGTTTCAGCTGCAAAGGTAATTGAAGCCTTTGGGGTCTCCTTACTCTTCTaggtgaggtaattttttttgtaggctgactaaaatatttttaattgtaattaTCAAAATCATGGTGGGTGAGTAGACTTTTGTGCCTGGACTGATGGAAAATCATCATGAAAATACGTGGTTGCTTCAGAGTTTCAGCTGCTCTTAGATACATAAGTGAACTGGCAATGAAGTTGGTGGAAACTACCTAAGTGTATCTGAAGGAAGAACAGGGCCCATAATTGACTCTCTACCTGCTTGGCTTCCTTTAGCCTAGCCGCTGCATTTTATAGGTATCTAGGCTGTTCGCAACTAAAACCTTACGGCCAGATTCTGTACTATACCTTCACCAGTGGGAAATACAAGGTGCTGCCTTTGCACATCTGGGATACTGCCCTACTCCTGGGACTGCTCTAATGTTTGGCAGAATCCCTCCAGCCACCAGTGTCAAAGCCTTCTGGCCATTCCACCCTGACACACTCTTGCCTTGCAAGGCCATGCCTCTATTCTGAGATTTGTTCAGGGGGTTGGCATAGAGCTGCCCATACCACTCCTGCATTTGGGGAATTCTCCAGGAGATTGTTTTCTCCTTTTGTGGTGCTGGAAGAGTATAAAGGAATTGTAGTAGGAGGCAGAATCTGCCCTCTTAACCTTGCAGCCTCATTTCAGGATTGGTCCCTCCACAGAGAGTATTGAAACACCTTGTAGGCTAATGTAATGGTAGTTTTAATTTTTGAAGTAGCCTGATCACCTGTGAAATCATTGGATTAGTGTTGGCCTAATTTCCTGTAAAGTTTGTCACAGCCAGGTTTTAAGAGGGAAGTGACACTCTCTTCTAGCTGCCACCATTTCTTTAGCATCTCTGAAATTTGGGCACCATGCCTCTTACGGCTGTAGTGCTTCAGACATGGTTGGGCTTTCAAACTTCGATTTTACATTGCTGAGTTGAGGCATTTCAGGGCTTCCAGTTACATTTAAAGAAACATCTTTAAAGCAGGTGTGCTTTTGGTGGGTCTTGTAACcagaatggacagggatggtgtccctagcctctgtttgccagaaactgggaatgagccacaggggatggatcgcttgatgcttacctgttctgttcatttcctctggggcacctggcattggccactgttggaagacaggatactgggctagatggacctttggtctgacccagtatggctgttcttatgttcttagcagGGTTGGAGGAGAGGATGGTATccatggaggaggaagaggcctaactgccttccctccaccccctgtaaagtctatttctattttaaaacacaaaatgagaCCTATTCAGTATTCCCAAtttaggtttaaaaacaaaatgggaaTTGAAACTGGCTTTTGGAGCCATTTGGACTCCTGGGGTTGGAAGCAGGTAGTTGAggattcaccccccccccccatgcattggaaacaaacattcaaattagTAGTAAAAGTGTGCTCCaaatttgttgcccttttctctaATTCTTCTATAGTGAATTCCATAGCAGTAGGATATGTTTAAAATCCTCACCCATGATTTTAAAACTACTGAATTTTAGAATTAAGTAGCCATCTTCCAATAGCGATAAGTGTGCGCATTCCTGGATCACTGGTACACTATTAAGATAAGTAAAATACTTCAAGCCCCAGAATGCGTATGGCATGGGCCAGTACTGTAGCAATACACACCCTGTTGTGGCTTGATGCTTAAGATGAAAAATAACTGGAACATTTGTATTACTTTGATAGTTATCACACACATTTTACAAGCCATGAAATGAATTGCACAGCTTGCACTCtacctttttttaatgaaagcctaaaaccttttttattaaattttaagCTTTAAGTCACTGACTAAGAATCTGGAGTTATAATAATCAGTTGCTCCAGATGAATTTGTACCCAATGCTACATAATCATTAACCTGTTTTGAATTAAGAAGTTGCATTCATGCAAGAAATAGTGCTATGTTGATGCTAGAAAAAGCTCAAGTAAAATTTGTAGCCtcaaaaggacactgtcaagtactttttttatatttttatacatCCATTGTTTGTAAATATCCTCTaagcttgaaaataaaatttatttccCTATCAGAGTTGTTGTTGTCCATTTACATGGattcccttcctttccctgtGTTAAAATGTCCTTGAAAACAACTTGGGTGTGTACATACATGTTTGTGTACTGGGATCACTGATGTGAGGAACAGCTGTAGGAATAGCATTTTACTCACCTGTGCTGCTTTTTATGTTTTGTACTACTTTTTTATCCCCCTCCGATCTTTCAAAATATTTGACTCCTTAAAAATGGATTAAGAGAATCACTGACAAGGAGTGCTGGCTTTTAAACAAATATACATGTTTAGAATCCACAGGACATTCCCCAAATGTCTTATTACATCAAACAATGTTAATGTAGGTCAAgtgtgccctggtctacactaggactttaggtcgaatttagcagcgttaaattgatgtaaacctgcacccgtccacacaatgaagccctttatttcgacttaaagggctcttaaaatcgatttccttactccaccccgacaagtggattagcacttaaatcggccttgccggctcgaatttggggtactgtggacacaattcgatggtattggcctccgggagctatcccagagtgctccattgtgaccgctctggacagcactctcaactcaaatgcactggccaggtagacaggaaaagaaccgcgaacttttaaatctcatttcctgttcggccagcgtggcaagctgcaggtgaccatgcagagctcatcagcacaagtgaccatgatggagtcccagaatcgcaaaagagctccagcatggaccgaacgggaggtacgggatctgattgctgtttggggagaggaatccgtgctatcagaactccgttccagttttcgaaatgccaaaacctttgtcaaaatctcccagggcatgaaggacagaggccataacagggacccgaagcagtgccgcgtgaaactgaaggagctgaggcaagcctatcagaaaaccagagaggcgaacggccgctccgggtcagagccccaaacatgccgcttctatgatgagctgcatgccattttagggggttcagccaccactaccccagctgtgtttgactccttcaatggagatggaggcaatacggaagcagattttggggacgaagaagatgatgatgatgatgatgatgatgaggttgtagatagctcacagcaagcaagcggagaaaccggttttcccgacagccaggaactgtttctcaccccctgaacccacccaaggctgcctcctggacccagcaggcggagaagggacctctggtgagtgtaccttttaaaatactatacatggtttaaaagcaagcatgtgaaaggattactttgccctgacattcgcggttctcctagatgtactcctaaagcctttgcaaaaggtttctggggagggcagccttattgtgtccttaatggtaggacacttcaccactccaggccagtaacacgtactggggaatcactgtagaacaaagcattgcagtgtatgtttgctggcattcaaacaacatccgttctttatctctctgtgttaacctcaggagagtgagatataattcatggtcacctggttgaaatagagtacttttcttcaggggacactcagaggagcccattcctgctgggctgtttgcctgtggctaaacagaaatgttccccactgttagccacagggaggggggagggttgagggggtagccacgcggtggggggaggcaaaatgcgaccttgtaacgaaagcacatgtgctatgtatgtaatgttaacagcaaggattaccctgaaagagtgtagtcactgttttataaaatgtgtctttttaaataccgctgtcccttttttttctccaccagctgcatgtgtttcaatgatcacaggatcttctccttcccagaggctagtgaagcttagaaagaaaaaaaaacgcactcgcgatgaaatgttctccgagctcatgctgtcctcccacactgacagagcacagacgaatgcgtggaggcaaataatgtcagagtccaggaaagcacaaaatgaccgggaggagagctggcgggctgaagagagggctgaagctcaaatgtggcggcagcgtgatgagaggaggcaggattcaatgctgaggctgctggcggaccaaaccagtacgctccagtgtatggttgagctgcagcaaaggcagctggagcacagactgccactgcagcccctgagtaaccaaccgccctcctccccaagttccatagcctccacatgtagacgcccaagaacgcggtgggggggcctccggccaaccagccaccccaccacagaggattgcccaaaaaaaagaaggctgtcattcaataaattttaaagttgtaaacttttaaagtgctgtgcttaaagtgctgtgtggcattttccttccctcctccaccacccctcctgggctaccttggtagtcatccccctatttgtgtgatgaatgaataaagaatgcatgaatgtgaagcaacaatgactttattgcctctgtaagcggtgattgacgggaggaggggcaggtggttagcttacagggaagtagagtgaaccaaggggcggggggtttcatcaaggagaaacaaacagaactttcacaccacagcctggccagtcatgaaactggttttcaaagcttctctgatgcgtaccgcaccctcctgtgctcttctaaccgccctggtgtctggctgcgcgtaaccagcagccaggcgatttgcctcaacctcccaccccgccataaacgtctcccccttactcccacagatattgtggagcacacagcaagcagtaataacagtgggaatattggtttcgctgaggtctaagcgagtcagtaaactgcgccagtttgcctttaaacgtccaaatgcacattctaccaccattctgcacttgctcagcctgtagttgaacagctcctgactactgtccaggatgcctgtgtacggcttcatgagccatggcattaaggggtaggctgggtccccaaggatacatataggcatttcaacatccccaacagtgtgttattttctggtctgggaataaagtcccttcctgcagcttttgaaacagactagagttcctgaagatgcgagcatcatgtacctttcccggccatcccacgttgatgttggtgaaacgtcccttgtgatccaccagagcttgcagcactatcgaaaagtaccccttgcggtttatgtactcggcggcttggtgctccggtgccaagatagggatatgggttccgtctatggccccaccacagttagggaatcccattgcagcaaagccatccactatgacctgcacatttcccagggtcactacccttgatatcagcagatctttgattgcatgggctacttgcatcacagcagcccccacagtagatttgcccactccaaattgattcccaactgaccggtagctgtctggcgttgcaagcttccacagggttatcaccactcgcttctcaactgtgagggctgctctcatcttggtattcatgcgcttcagggcaggggaaagcaagtcacaaagttccatgaaagtacccttacgcatgtgaaagtttcgcagccactgggaatcgtcccagacctgcaacactatgcggtcccaccagtctgtgcttgtttcccgagcccagaatcggcgttccacagcatgaacctgccccattagcaccatgatgcatgcattggcagggcccatgctttcagagaaatctgtgtccatgtcctgatcactcacgtgaccgcgctgacatcgcctcctcgcccggtattgctctgccaggttctggtgctgcatatactgctggataatgcgtgtggtgtttaatgtgctcctaattgccaaagtgagctgagtggcctccatgcttgccttggtatggcgtccgcacagaaaaaaggcgcggaacgattgtctgccattgctctgacggagggaggggcgactgacgacacggcttacagggttggcttcagggagctaaaatcaacaaagggggtgtctttacatcaaggagtatttcaggcaggacttcacggagggttccaataggaaatggtgcacctaagttattgttcttattggaacaaggaggttagcctggcgtctgattgatacatggctagatttacctcgctgcaccttctctgtgagtgactgcagtgtgtcctagaggaatgagtcccctagacaggggagagggggaagcaaatgagtacaaaacaaatctggtctatttcttgttttgatccactccatctatcttttacatctttggctggcagcagacagtgcagaaggactgcatgccatccacatctcatggctgctcggcagaagatggtacagtacgactgttAGCCATCCTCATCCCTTGCCTGCCtgacagaagatggtacagtacgactgctagcaatccatatcgcctgcctgctcaccataagacggttcaataggactgactgcaggactaaagagaatgacctggtcaagtcactccaaatttagtccctgcccccatgtctgtccaggcgctctcagccgacgtggccaggagcacctcggacatgatgatgacggctaccggTCGTACGGTACCGTCTGCTGCCTCAaagcaaggggttgctgctactgtgtagcaatgccgtaccgcgtctgccagcacccaggagtcatagggtgactgttacctgagcgggctccatgcttgtcatggtatgacgtctgcacaggtaactcaggaaaaaaggcgtgaaacgattgtctgcccttgctttcacggagggagggagggaacgggggcctgacgatatgtacccagaaccacccgcgacaatgttttagccccatcaggcattgggatctcaacccagaattccaatgggcagcagagactgcgggaactgtgggatagctacccacagtgcaacactccggaagtcaactctagcctcagtactgtggaagcgctccgccgagttaatgcactgagagcattttctgtgaggacacacacactcaaatatataaaactgatttctaaaaaaacgacttctataaatttgaccttattccgtagtgtagacataccctaaggtatCTTCTTGACAGTACCTCAATAGCTAAAGTAGTGCAATTTTACTTTCAGCTACCTCTTATTCACTTAATCATTCCTTTGTTTGTGTTTAAATTCTTACCGAATAGGCATAACAGTGTAAGCCCTAGAATAGTGGGAAAAGTAAAATGTTTCTGCAGAATAAACATCAAGGTATATTCTATTGTAGCATGAATGTAACTTTACTGTTAAAAGTACACCAAGCATGTAGCAAGCAGTAGAAAAATATGGCCAAAAGAATACTATTTATTGGctgtataatggaaaccatttatGGTAAAGTTCTTTATTCACCTAACCCTTTCTTAAAGTTGACACCACCTGCATATACATGTGTGCCTTAGAAGGCAACATTTTCATTCCACTGTGGACCATCTGCTCTGAGAAAACTCCAACCACACAAGTGTGTCAGGTTTCTCCCAGGAAAGGAGAAGTGAGACTCCTGGGACTGTAGTAATTGTCTTTGTTGTCCAGGAGGTCATGTAAACCTACACACAACTGGGGGGTGCCCAAACAgcttctacatattttaataagcttTAAAGTCATCTCTCTTGATTTATATTTAAGTTCTGCTTGTTTCATGTGTATTtagacaatactgtacatagaaacaacctCTTTAAAAACAAGAAATCATTAGTATtatgtttacatcattttagtttacattaGCATTAGCTGTTAGtgttgtgttgaagcaggccccaggccttatgaaatgctctaGTGGGCTGTTGGGTACCCCTGCAGTTGGTGATCATGGCTGTACATCAACAAATAAGTACAGTAAAACCTGATTTCACAGGTATGTCATTCACAAGCACAGTGTTAAAAGAGAGAATCCACTGGAACAAAGAGTTTGCTCTCATTTACTGTGTATCTTTCTTGTATAGGAACTACTGAAATTTGTTCAGTTTGATATTAGCTCATACACAGGTCATTCTAGTCAATTACAGTAGCCCAGTTACCCACAACAGATAAGCATCATATAGATTTGTCAGGGCAGCCTGTTTGTGATGTAATGGAGGGTGGCAGTTAAGCTGGGGAGAAATCTTTGGGCCATCAATGCTGCCTCAGGTTCCAAGAAAACCATAGGTACGTACCTAAGATGGAGGCACAAAGAAGCTGTCTGGGGAAGCAGCAGGTCAGAACAATGGTACACTTCCTCTGCTTGTACATCAGCACAAAGGCAGTGCATAACCCAGTTAAATAAATCCTGGTTGCATACAGACACATGGTCCATTACAAGAAAAGTTTATTTATGTAAAACTAGAAAATGCCCAGACTTCATTTTCTTTACTGTGACTTTAATAGTTACTGGCAGGCTCCCATCAATTATACAAAGTGTCTAATCTTTAGCTTTACTTCCAGACAAGTTCACCAAATCCAGCAACAGGTGCTGAAAGAGATTTTGTGTGTTGTAGATTCACTTTCTGATCAGAATGTGCAAGTCTCTGATGAGGCAGCAGGGCAAAAAAATTAAAGCGATCCCCCATTTTCTTAGGATTCATTAACATATCATAGCTTTGAAGCAAGTGTTTGTGCATTGCTGTGTCACTTGAATTCTGCAATAGTACCTGAAAGAAACAATTCATGTTCATTATGCCTTTACTCCTGTTCCTCCTCTCCCACAAAATAAGCCTTATACACAGATTCTGTTCTACACAAAGAAGATCAGGAGAACTGGTGATCGAAATGGGGCCTTATTCTGAAGGGAATAGAAATGTTAcctaaaattacttttaaaatataaaaacgcCATTAATTATGATCtgcaaacatttaattttaataaaacctGCAACCAACTGACAGTATAGAGAAACAAGAGGGTTTTTACATAAACCTACTTCTAATGAATGCTTAGtgtagcagcagcacagaatcatagaactggaagggacctcgatatgtcatctagtccagtcccctgcagtcaaggcaggactaagtattatctagaccatcccagacgggtttgtccagcctgctcttaaaaatccccaatgatggagattccacaacctccctaggcaatttattccagtgcttaaccactttggcagttaagaagtttttcctaatgtccaacctaaatggCCCTCattgcaatttaagtccattgcttcttgtcctatcctcagaggttaagaacaacaatttttctccctcctccttgtaaccaccttttatgtacttgaaaaggtATGTcccctctttcttcttctccagACTTAACAAACTCAAATTTTTCTTCCCTCggatgtcatgttttctagacttttaatcatttttgttgctcttctttagactctccaatttgtccatctttcctgaaatgtggtgcctagaactggacacaatcctCCAGTTGAGGCcgaatcagcacagagtagagcggaagaattacttctcatgtcttgcttacaatactcctgctcatacatcccagaatgtttgcttttttttgcaacagtgttacaatgactcttagcttgtgatccactatgacccccagatcctttctgcagtactccttcctagacagtcatttcccattttgtatgtgtgcaactgattgttccttctgaagtggagtactttgcatttgtccttattgaatttcatcctatttacttcagacagtttttccagtttgtccagatcattttgaattctaatcctatacACCaaggcacttgcaacccctcccagcttggtattgtccacaaactttataagtgtactctctctgcccttATGAGGTGTATGTGCATTAGTAAGAGTGTCTACGTGCAATCACTGGACCCTACCTGCAGCCGGACATCAATACCCATATTCTTTAAGAATTCCTGTTGCTTTAGAGGTCCCAAGGTGGCTACTCTTCCCTGTGTCATGGTTTGGagatagctgaagtcaacatctGCTGTCAGGTCTGCTGTACCTGGAGCTATTAATACATCATGAAGTTTGTGACTGCGGAAactctgaaaaattaaattacaagATAACTTAAGCCAGTGCACACCTAGGTGGCAGTCTGCCTTTAGGCCAAGGAATAAGACGTGACACGCAAATTGTGTTTTTAAAGTTTACTTTCTCCAATTACAGAAACAAAAACTCACTGATAGAATCAAAGGCTCACCTCACTCATCCCTTCCCTTTTGACAAAGCTCCCCATATTTATTTAGAGCCCAATTCTGCAACTTCTACTTATGTAAACAGTCCTTCACCCAAAAGTAGTTTCAGTGACTGCGGCATAGTAAGGAGGTTAATAGCTTTTCGTCATGGGTTTTCCTTGGCCAAATCTCTTTCAGAACTTTGGCTACTTTCTATAATCATTGATCTGCTGACGCAGTAAGGAGTGAAAGATAATTGACCATTTTAACTATCCAACTTACCCTGAAAGTGTCAGTCTTATTTCCATTGTGACCATAATCAGCAATCAGTGCAGCTCCCCCATCCTCTTGAATACGACACGCAAGTCTCTGAATGAGGATGCCAGCATCAGGACATACCTCCACGTGATCTCTTGCTTCTTTACCCTAATGCAGGATGTAAGGATTAAATGCGTAAATCAGCACACACAAAGTaactaaaagaaaatgttttttgctcCAAATCAGCTAGTTTGTCTTGTACCTGTTTTCAGATTGTTTTATTGTACATGGAGCATACCCC
This genomic window from Eretmochelys imbricata isolate rEreImb1 chromosome 3, rEreImb1.hap1, whole genome shotgun sequence contains:
- the LOC144262987 gene encoding myb/SANT-like DNA-binding domain-containing protein 7, whose translation is MQSSSAQVTMMESQNRKRAPAWTEREVRDLIAVWGEESVLSELRSSFRNAKTFVKISQGMKDRGHNRDPKQCRVKLKELRQAYQKTREANGRSGSEPQTCRFYDELHAILGGSATTTPAVFDSFNGDGGNTEADFGDEEDDDDDDDDEVVDSSQQASGETGFPDSQELFLTP